The DNA window ttttttctagatcTGAATGCGATTAGATATTCTTTTGGTTGAGAATATTATCCTTTATGCAATACACAAATCATATGAAAAAGATATTTGATCTTAATAATAGGATCCTGGTATTTTGCAATAGAGTTTGAGTGATGTAATGTATTTGTGAATAATAGTAGACCCTTTGTTTTTATATGTGATGCTTTATGATTATATTGTGGCTATTTATGGGGCATATGATAAGATTAGATTATGTAGAATATGATAAGTGTTAGTTTGATAAATATGTTGGTTAATATCTAGTAAGATTATGACAATTTATTAGGATTTTGATATCTATGATTGATTCTAAAATCATTTCTGATTTTTCTgctttaaagtttaaaattatgtaATCTTAGTTTTTAAGTAGAATAGATTTAATAACTGAAGATTAGAATCATAAGATGAAATCAGGTTGAAATGAGAAATATTGAAATCTAAGTTGTGACAATTCAGGTTTGAGGCTAATAAGTTCATGTTGAATTTAGGATGAGTTAGTATTTTAATCTCAGATTGAGTAGTTTAATGTTGACACATACTCAATATCTTTTTGGTCGCCATATTGCAATAGTGGATTGGTCTCCATTAATTGCAATTGTGAATGAAGCATATGATACATATAaaccttatttaattttatttattttgcagaaCGTGATATCTTATTAATGGATGATAACAGTTTAGTACaagtaaaaaaaagaagattattTCTTGATGTGATAACTCAAACCACTATTGCAATTGTTGATTGGTTACAAGAACAACATATACCAAGAGTCCCACGATATGACAATGAGGAAAATAAtgcattaagaaaaatattgttaaaaagaTTATATGGAGAAAAAGACAAGACTTGTTTTGACTTATTACGATTCACAAAACACAGTTTCACTATGTTTTGTGAATTGTTGCGTGAAAAGGGTTTACAAGATAATAGCAATGTGACGGTTGAAGAATCTGTAGCCATGTTCTTACTTGTACTAGGACATGGAGTAAAACTTCGGGTACTTGGAGGTATCTATATTCGTTCATTAGAGACAATTAGTAGGCGCGTTCATGAAATACTACGCTTGGTTCTCAGTTTAAGTAAGGATTTTATAAGATTACCTAATCAAGTTGAGAATGTTGATGAGAATGATCATAAATGGAGATGGTTCAAGGttagtatcaaaattaagtttgacatatatttgtaaattattttagaaattatatagtttaatgttaatttttttaggaTTGCCTTGGAGCTTTGGATCGAACAcatgttgagatgactattccACTTAAGGATCAAGGTAGATATCGAAATAGGAAACAACAGATAACAACTAATGTTTTGGGAGTATGTGATAGAAAGAGTttgaaatttcatgttcttCCTGGATGGGAAGGTTCATCATCAAATTCAAAAGTTATACGAAGTGCATTAGTGAGAGAAAGGGATCCATTTCTTGTGCCGACTggtattgttttttaaattttatttatattagtagCATTAAGAAgactaataaatttgaattttatttaggaAATTATTATCTAGTTGATGCTGGATATGCAAATACTCCCGGATATTTAGCTCCTTATCATTCTACTCGTTATCACCTAAATGAATGGTCAAGTCATGATAATCGTCCTTCTAACTATAAGGAATTATTTAACCTACGACACTCTTTAGCAAGAAATTCAGTAGAGAGAACATTTGGATTGCTGAAAAACGATGGGCAGTACTTCATCAACCATCATTTTTTGGTACTAATACACGGGtgaatttttataacataattataagaATTGGTCATATTATTTCCTTGACATAGATACACAAATATTTgtctcaataattaatttacttgAATGACAGGTTTGTATTATTAATgcttgttgtgttcttcataaCTACATTCGTGAAATTGAAAGTGAATTGGATTATCCATTGTTGCATGAGGTTGATTGTGATTTGGCACAACAATCAAATAATGTATTTGATGTGGACTATGAAGATGTCATAACAAATGTACAAGGTGGTATTCAATGAACAAATTTTAGGGATGATATGGCAAAGGAGATGTATAGTCAATATCAAGTTAGGAGTGGTAGAACTTAATTACATGTTTTTAGTGATTTTAGTTTATGTTAAGCTAGTATAATTGTGGTGATGTGTATCTTcttttatcaatataaaatctttgttgGTGTCTTTTCTAATCAATCTTATATTTTcactctatattttaaaaagataaggAGAATGAAGACTAAATCGTATCTCAAATGGACATCAATGATGGATAATGTGCTAACAAATGTATTGTTTGAGCAACATAATTTGGGAAATCATCCTTCTAACGGATGGAAATCTGTTGCATATGCTGCTGCGGTTAGTGCATTACACAATCAATGTAATGTTAATGTTAGTAGGGAAAATATACAATCGCGACTTAAGACTTGGGATAAACATTATGCTGTTATAAGTGCTATGCTTGGTACGCGTGGATTTGAATGGGATTGGGATAGAAAAGTG is part of the Impatiens glandulifera chromosome 1, dImpGla2.1, whole genome shotgun sequence genome and encodes:
- the LOC124935558 gene encoding protein ALP1-like, coding for MDDGRRSLTGSDGRRFLTGGDDLSLLQHQGLQDNSNVTVEESVAMFLLVLGHGVKLRVLGGIYIRSLETISRRVHEILRLVLSLSKDFIRLPNQVENVDENDHKWRWFKDCLGALDRTHVEMTIPLKDQGRYRNRKQQITTNVLGVCDRKSLKFHVLPGWEGSSSNSKVIRSALVRERDPFLVPTGNYYLVDAGYANTPGYLAPYHSTRYHLNEWSSHDNRPSNYKELFNLRHSLARNSVERTFGLLKNDGQYFINHHFLVCIINACCVLHNYIREIESELDYPLLHEVDCDLAQQSNNVFDVDYEDVITNVQGGIQ